The genome window GTCAAAGTGATCAAATGAACAGAAGATCAGTCTGTTTAGAGTTAGTGAAACAGAAATCTCATTTGTTCATAGATTTCTAAATGTGATAGCATAGTATTGTGAAATTGAAAGGGAAatgatgaaacagaaaacatacACAGAAACAACATCTAGCAGAGGAAACTAGAATTATTGGACAGCTGGAAGGAAATTAGGGGCCTAAAATACACTTGCCATATTCTTGAAAGGCATCTGCAAGGCACTTGCATGCTCTTCTCCAGGCATCTCTTATAGTTGCTGTTGGAGATAAGATGATTTTTCTAAATGAGTCTTAGGTTTGATCCTGCATAGCGACTTTTGATTTCTCATTTGACACTATAGATCATGGGTTACTGTCCTGTTTGTCAGTCTCACCTGAGTTTGCAGACTTTTTGAATGACCAACATACATCCCTATTCTTTTCATGTTTAGCAAAAAGGTTTGTAAAAACCAGAGAGGCCTGTTTCTATGAAATATCCATGTATatggttttctgttttcatcctTCTTTCCCAAAGTGTCCATTTAAGAGGTACAAGTCCTTCAGTGTGTTTCACTCTCTCCCTTTATATAATGTCTCCATTAATTTGCATTCTCAGTTTCTTTATTACCAAATACCTGTAGAATACTGACTTTGACTTTTCTGGAAATTATtcactgaataaaatatttccatgccACTGCTAACTTCGTACAATGTGTAGATAGCTGCGGGAAGAAAAATGGATCTAAATGGAAGAGTAAATTTGGTCTTGTTTTCCCTCCACCCATGGCATAAACAGGATGAATATAAGGACACTGGACTCAGTGACAACTTtctgtgtcctgccctgccttgaTAATGGTCCAGCTTATTGTAATGTCCATCAGTACTCTCCTGCCTTTGTTGTCTCTGAGATACCTtatcaaggaaaggaaattctgaatttttttatacAGAGCATTTGCAAACACAGTGCTGCCAAATTCTTACAGTTCTATGCCAATAAAAACAGTCTTGGTTTTTGATTAGTTATTTACCTGAGAGAGATTTTCCACCTTGAGTATTAGattgtttgtttgcattttcatttgctCTGAAGTAGTCATGTATTCTgagaaataaatgcataatTTCTAAACCAATACTGTAATTATAGGTAATGAGCTGTAGTAGAGccagaataaaaggaaaagagtgaGAAATCAAGAtgcattttgtacattttttaattaatattttttaaaatctcaacCTGATCAGTCTTTAATTAATGTTAATATACCTGTGGTTGATTTTACACTGAGAAGATGACCTAAATCACCAATTGAGGCCTTCATGGTTTcctgaaattcctttttaacttcattttctctgctccaAATGTTAAGGTTTAACTTGGCAAAGAATTCACGGCTCAGTATCTTGAAAGAAAACTCCAAAACTTCTGAGATAAATAAAGTGCCTATCCTTTAGGGAGTCCTAAAAGAactattttaattaaagaactatattaattaaaatatgcttaatgaagcaaaacattaaaaaaattcatcacCCTCAAAACATAGGCTACAAAATGAATGGAGTATTCtattttaatacattaaaaagtTATTTACAGATCAATTCCTGTGTTCTAATGATACTCTCTGAAATTGTGCCCAGTGAAATCACtgtctttcctttttcaaagaAGAAGTAGAAGAAATGGAATAACAAATTGTCAGTATTTTTTGAAGAAGAGTCGTCAGGCAGTAGCAAAAGCTCCTGGTGCCTTTTTGGTATCAGTAAACTTTACTAGGTACTGTAAATCCATACTTTCCAGTAAAAGTACAAGAGCAGAACCAAATATCAGTCTGCCATGCTTAATAGGTGCTTTTTCAAAGACAATTGTAGCACTAGATAAGCACTTCTAAATGTTTTTGCTCCTTACTATTTTTCTATACAAACATTTCTGGCATTCAGAACCACTTCTGACTATGCAGTCATGGAAGAAATGCCCCTACTCAGGCCTTTTGCAACACTGATTTATTGCACTGCAGTGGTGTTTTGGGTTAACACTGGTGAGCAGCTAAGCACCTCACAGTTCTTTGTTTACTTTCCCCCTTAACCCCgtgggatggggaagaggaACGGAACAATAAAAACGAGAAAACTTGGGAGTCAAGATAAAGAAAAGTTTAATAACTGAAGGAtaaatagaagaagaagaagaaaaaaagaagaaaataaatcagaaaaagtGATGCAAAGGCAATACTCAACATGCAACCTACTCCAGTGGGTAGAACGATGACCAACCAGTTCCTGAACAAAAGATGGCTACCTCCTCTAAACCCCCTACTCTTTTAATTGCTAAGCATGATGCTACATATTATGGAATATCTCTGGTGAATTCAGGttctctgctcagctgtgtCCATTCCCAATCCATTGTGCACCTCCCCAGTCTATTcacttgagaagctgagagagaaatagaaaaggcCTAGCCAGAGCTAGAACATCAGTGTGTTACCAGGTCAAAAGTCCCAACCTCAGCACCATATGAGCTTCTATGAAGAAAATGTACTCCATCCTAAAAAGAGCCATTAAAACTGGGTTTCAAATGTTTCATCTAGGAGTGACACTTGGCTATGGAAAAGGAGACAAAACTGGTTAGCATGAACTAATTGATAGAGTATGTAAGTTTCTGAATTATATGCAGGGATCCTTAAGGAAGAGGACAAGAAAACCACCATAGAATTTAGGCTGCTCCATGTTTTATTACTCACTTCAAATTATCTCTTTTTCCATGAACCCCTAAAATAGGTCTATGTTTAAGCTTCACAATACTAAGTGCAAAACCTCATACTTTTGCATGGTCTTTCTTGTATTATTGCAACCTTGTGTTTGGAAAAAGAGAGATTGAAGAAAACTGAATCAGTTCATGCGAAAGAACTGCTGCATTTGCAGAAATTCTATTGCACAGCAATGCTCTGTGTTATTGGGTGTGTGGGTCTCTGAGGATACTTCTATAGTGTATAGTATACTAGCAGTATATGAAAAAGCAGCTGGATGGAAAATGTTAGCGAAGCACAATGAATTCTAGAGCTTTTTTATTAACACTTGTGGGCTGCTTTTTAGTGCTAACATGGACTCTTGACTAGGAAGGACAGGTTCAGGCCTGTACTCACGAATGCAAACAGTTACCCACATTGAAAACCATAAACAGAGGTCTCAGGACAAACTGCACAGCCAGAAATCTTTCAGGTATTACAAAATCAATGACAATAACAATCAGTTGTATCTGTTAGATTGGATATGAAGCAGCATAGAATGCATATGGCCTAAATCATCCATTTCCATGAAATATGCTGGCTTTCAAAAAACCACGCATAGGATCAGCCATCAATCATTTCAGAAaatttcctccctctcctgAGTCTTCAGTTTCACatatctggaaaaaaagagaaacatatTTTCAAGGTTTTTAAACTCTTACATATTGTTACATGGAACTGGTAGTCTAATTCTATGAAATGTAAATCATTAgatgaagagaggaaaacaaaggaaaaacaaactgtaagaaagaaaatgagagtgGTAAGCAGTCTGTATCCTATGTACAGATTGCTGGTTTACTAGCTCTGCTAGCTAACTGCTTTGATTCATTGTGGGTTGATAGATTCATTTTAGACAggcacatttttccttttaaccatatttcttttcttattttgccCTCCTTCCCCATatgccacagaaaaaaaaaaaccattctgagtctctttctctctccctgtgaCATCTTCATTGCTGCTTCATCAACCCTCCATCAGTGCATTTTATTACAGCTTCTCTCTTGGCCTACTGTGTTATTGCTAAGATGCAGCTATGAACTGGCTATCAAAATGCTAGTCTGTGTTTTAATCCTTCTGTCCATTCGAAAGGGGGGGACGTTTTCTCTTTGGCAAAATCCTGAATTAAATCCATATTTTATCTATTATCCCTACTGGCCCCACATGAAATGGATTGGGCAGGTATAGTGTAGGATGAGACAGATTTATTTACCTATTTAGTTGCTGTAAAAGGCTGGGGGCATATCTCCTGTGTGATCAGTGTATTAAGACAATTTAGACTGATTTTATCTATGTGTCTTCAAATGACCTTGGAAAACTACTGAAGTTAATGAAAGTGTGTTTCAATTTCATGATTGTTAAGAAATGAAAAGGCCATGCTGTGATAGATATCCTCCGTGACATATACCTCCAGTTGTACCAGTAGGGAGGGGACATGATTTAAATACTTTCTGGTTTCCAATGGGTTTTCTAGGTATGAAATGCACTCAATTCATTTTTAAGTGAAGAGAAAGATATAACTGCAAGTATGATAGAAGCAGATAAATCAGTGCCAGAGCACAGAGGAATAAAACAGGCATATTTGGAATCTCACATGTAGccatgaaaatggaaataagaaACTTGATGGCCTCTTCAGAGCAGtgcaaatgttaaaaaattgGGCAGTGTGTGAGGTGCAAATTTTAGGGGGAATGAGACTACACGTGTTGTCAGTCCTTTTCCATCCACCCTGCACAAATTCCAGCACTCCCAGGTATGCTCTGTCAGAGctctctgccagtgctgcatGTTAGACAGCTGCGAGCCTGCATCTGTTCTCTGTTTTCCACTCAattaaagcaaagagaaaaaaaatataaataagacAAATGGCTCTGACAGTAAATTTTGTGAAAGCCTATGTCTGAAATACATGATTTGGTAGGAACTTGGTACaagattttctgttcttttaaaatgtgattttgcAGGCTTTTTTATTACTGCTTTTAAATTGATGcctctatttttttatttttgtaaatataCAAAAGGTTTTCTGTCTTACACAGATCTCTGTTTAATTTGGGGAGGAAATGGTGAAAAAAGAAGTGAAGCCAGAAAGGAGAAATGCTTGTCATATTAGATACAGACAAGGCAAACCAGTAGTTGGTCTATAAGGGATTGTTAGAAAAGGCTGTGACTCCTCCTGCATTAACTGATGTGGAGTACACTGTATGTACAGCTGTCAACTCAAAACTcattaaattttcattattctgtTATTTATATTATAGTTGTGACTGAAGATCCCAGTCAAGAACATAGACCAATGAGTATTCATAAAAGGAATAGGGAaattgtattattattattagattCATAATGACATGGACTCCAAGCATGGTCAGGCTGGCACCACCAAGACAGCACCCTGACAGTGGACTCCAGGGGCAGCAAAAGTTAATGAATGTGTCTCTGATGGTGGAAGACACAGCAATCTTGCAGAGTGAACATTCAAGCAAGAACACTTCCCTCTGAGATGCCACATACAGCCTGAAGGATGACAAGACTGTGTAACTCAGTTTTTGTTATGCACTCATCACTTACAGACATCATAACAGACAAATAATGTGAATATCTGGGATTAAATCTGAaggccaattaaaaaaaaatggcaaaggAGAATTGAGTAATAACTTCTTGGAAAGCATAGGAAAACAGACATTTCTCTTTTGGTTTACTGAGTAGAGAGGTACAAtttaatttctcaaaaaaaatatttctctatgATTAAGAAATCTGGTTATTTTGGTCTCAGTTGGAAATTATGGGGTTTGTATCACATATCTCAATatattgtttctttcttcttcccttctcttttagGTTACCTGTGCAAATTTAACAAATGGAGGAAAAACAGAACTTCTAAAATCAGGAAGCTCCAAATCCACACTAAAGCACATATGGACAGAAAGCAGCAAAGACTTGTCCATCAGCCGACTGCTGTCACAGACTTTTCgtggaaaggaaaatgataCAGATTTGGACCTGCGATATGATGCCCCAGAAACTTATTCTGAGCAAGATCTCTGGGACTGGCTGAGGAACTCCACAGATCTGCAAGAGCCTCGGCCCAGAGCAAAGAGACGGCCCATCGTCAAGACTGGgaaatttaagaaaatgtttggcTGGGGAGATTTTCATTCCAACATCAAGACTGTGAAGCTAAATCTGTTAATAACAGGGAAAATCGTTGACCATGGCAATGGGACGTTTAGTGTTTACTTCAGGCATAACTCCACTGGTCAAGGGAATGTATCTGTGAGCCTAGTGCCCCCTACAAAAATAGTGGAATTTGACTTGGCACAACAGACAGTGATTGATGCCAAAGATTCCAAGTCCTTTAACTGTCGAATCGAGTACGAAAAGGTTGACAAGGCTACCAAGAATACACTTTGCAACTATGACCCTTCAAAAACCTGTTATCAGGAGCAGACCCAGAGCCATGTGTCATGGCTCTGCTCCAAGCCCTTTAAAGTAATCTGTatttacatttccttttatAGTACAGATTATAAACTAGTACAGAAGGTGTGTCCTGATTACAACTACCACAGTGACACACCCTACTTCCCTTCAGGGTGAGGACCAACTTGTGTCTGAGACTGAAGCCTGGGGAATAAAAGAGGTCGAATAACAGGGCTGTAACCTCAAGGAGGAAGGCCACATCTATTGCCTGGAATGTGTctacctgctgctgctgatgtcaAATGGCTGCAAATATGTTAGTGGAAAACAATCTAATGTAATTTTTGCCCAGTCAGCTCCATGTATCCATCTAGGTGTAAATCACTATGGATTTGAAATAAAACCATACATatacacagaaacacacacacacgcttTTCAGCTCACGTTATTGAGATTCCTGTTAAGAAATCTTTCATTGTCTGATATCTAAGGATTCAGCATAACCTATCATCAAGCAAAATGGATTAACTAGACAGTACAAGGTTTCTAAGGCAGACTGTTATGGAAATCTCCTTGAAAGTCCTTTGAGTACATGCCAATCAATAATCCCCACTCATGCATTCTACTGCTTGGAGCAGCTGTACTGGTAAATAATACTGTAGGAATAAGTACTtgttaaaatgggaaaaagtgTGTTTAGAGTTCAGTATTCTGTATTGTATGAACACGGCAAAGTGTTGTGACTTTTCCCAGCACACAGTAGGCACATTCAAGGTGGTGTTGGTGGCTCTTTTTCCATGGAGCAAGCCCGTTTCTAGTAAAGATGGGCAAACATTTGGAATTTACATGTGAGCAGACATTCTGGTTTAATGTTTCTCTGACTCTTTAAGCTCTGATTCTTTAAACTTGTTTGAGTTTAGGCCAGCTAAACTACTTAAAAACTGGAATTGATCTCTAAGAAGGAAAATGCCTGGCGGAGAACATGTAAGTTATAAGTGGCTGTCTTATCTTTATTACAAAATATTGTAACAAATTCAAT of Molothrus ater isolate BHLD 08-10-18 breed brown headed cowbird chromosome 1, BPBGC_Mater_1.1, whole genome shotgun sequence contains these proteins:
- the NXPH1 gene encoding neurexophilin-1 is translated as MQAVYWYAVLLLQPTLYLVTCANLTNGGKTELLKSGSSKSTLKHIWTESSKDLSISRLLSQTFRGKENDTDLDLRYDAPETYSEQDLWDWLRNSTDLQEPRPRAKRRPIVKTGKFKKMFGWGDFHSNIKTVKLNLLITGKIVDHGNGTFSVYFRHNSTGQGNVSVSLVPPTKIVEFDLAQQTVIDAKDSKSFNCRIEYEKVDKATKNTLCNYDPSKTCYQEQTQSHVSWLCSKPFKVICIYISFYSTDYKLVQKVCPDYNYHSDTPYFPSG